The proteins below are encoded in one region of Pelecanus crispus isolate bPelCri1 chromosome 4, bPelCri1.pri, whole genome shotgun sequence:
- the LONRF1 gene encoding LON peptidase N-terminal domain and RING finger protein 1: MAFSPLAVGSEVSPEPGGSGSPGEEADGGREPPPRLGERLVPGSRLKEVVGASLASLCLGPLAGPQRLGTLVDCLVLKYRLRQGLGCGRDGGAAAEGGGAAEGPLRCCGCGRFLSEPVTVPCGHTYCRRCLRRELRARCRRCRDWLLPAGGTSTAAAPLRTSVVLNQLAEKWFPGECERARTASRLEELLAQGRFREALGAASQALRADSSDLMLRIYRAESYVGLQEYKTAIEDLNFVISKTPNWPEVYFRKGKVLQDSGFVGDALQLFLQCLALDEGFLPAKLEVERTLCDVLSPEKLGESLKESAWNSPHIRNKSFVLGSEMTESYCNLQLCPEQSLGGSEVLEPVSGSLNRAQSAHALNSTKDLAKEDGLKRVSSEPLLSGQEKGALLKRKLSFSEHDTVVCEDGRNKHKKQGESTKRDVTLAFGTIPGDLIDVSDFECSLCMRLFFEPVTTPCGHTFCKGCLERCLDHAPQCPLCKESLKEYLASRKYSITELLEELIMKYLSDELYERKRIHAEETAEHSNLTKNVPMFICTMAYPTVPCPLHVFEPRYRLMIRRSMETGTKQFGMCISDSQNGFADYGCMLQIRNIHFLPDGRSVVDTVGGKRFRVLRRGMKDGYCTADIEYLEDVKVADEEELKKLTELHNFVYNQARSWFQNLRNKFRTQILQHFGPMPAREEDIQAMPNGPAWCWWLLAVLPVDPRYQLSVLSMMSLKDRLIKIQHILTYFSRDQSK, encoded by the exons aTGGCGTTCTCTCCCCTGGCCGTGGGCTCGGAGGTGTCGCCGGAgccgggcggcagcggcagcccggGCGAAGAGGCGGACGGAgggcgggagccgccgccgcggctGGGCGAGAGGCTGGTGCCCGGGAGCCGCCTGAAGGAAGTGGTGGGCGCGTCCTTGGCGTCGCTGTGCCTCGGCCCCCTCGCCGGACCCCAGCGCCTCGGGACCCTGGTGGATTGCCTGGTGCTCAAGTACCGCCTgcggcaggggctgggctgcggcCGCgacggcggggccgcggcggagggCGGGGGCGCGGCCGAGGGGCCGCTGCGCTGCTGCGGGTGCGGCAGGTTCCTGAGCGAGCCGGTCACCGTCCCGTGCGGGCACACCTACTGCCGCCGCTGTCTCCGGAGGGAGCTGCgggcccgctgccgccgctgccgggaCTGGCTGCTGCCGGCGGGGGGCACCAGCACGGCCGCTGCCCCGCTGCGGACCAGCGTCGTCCTCAACCAGCTGGCGGAGAAGTGGTTCCCGGGCGAGTGCGAGAGGGCGAGGACGGCGAGccggctggaggagctgctggcccagGGCCGCTTCCGAGAGGCCCTGGGCGCCGCCAGCCAGGCTCTGCGAGCAG aTTCCAGTGACTTGATGCTAAGAATTTACAGAGCTGAGTCATATGTTGGCCTCCAAGAATATAAAACAGCCATAGAAGATctaaattttgttatttctaaaaCGCCAAATTGGCCAGAG GTCTACTTCCGGAAAGGAAAAGTGCTGCAAGACTCTGGCTTTGTAGGTGATGCCTTACAACTATTTCTACAGTGCTTAGCCCTTGATGAGGGCTTTCTTCCAGCCAAGCTAGAAGTAGAAAGG ACATTGTGTGATGTGCTGTCACCAGAGAAGTTAGGAGAGAGTCTGAAGGAATCTGCTTGGAATTCACCACATATTCGAAATAAATCTTTTGTACTTGGTTCTGAGATGACTGAGTCTTACTGCAACTTACAGCTTTGTCCTGAGCAG AGTTTAGGAGGATCAGAAGTACTGGAGCCTGTCAGTGGAAGTTTAAATCGTGCACAGTCTGCCCATGCTCTTAACTCAACAAAAGACCTTGCCAAGGAAGATGGCTTAAAGAGAGTGTCTTCTGAACCCCTTCTCTCTGGCCAAGAAAAAGGTGCTTTgttgaaaagaaagctttccttttccGAACACGATACAGTTGTATGTGAAGatggaagaaacaaacacaaaaagcaaggAG AAAGTACAAAAAGGGATGTGACACTGGCTTTTGGGACAATTCCAGGGGATTTGATTGATGTATCGGATTTTGAGTGCTCTCTGTGTATGAG GCTATTCTTTGAGCCAGTGACAACCCCTTGTGGACATACTTTTTGCAAAGGTTGCTTGGAACGTTGTTTAGACCATGCTCCTCAGTGTCCACTCTGTAAGGAGAGTTTGAAAGAG TACCTTGcaagcagaaaatacagcatcACAGAACTGCTGGAGGAATTAATAATGAAATACTTGTCTGATGAATTATACGAGAGAAAAAGAATTCATGCTGAAGAAACTGCTGAACACTCAAA CTTGACTAAGAATGTTCCAATGTTTATTTGCACTATGGCATATCCTACTGTGCCTTGCCCTCTACATGTGTTTGAGCCAAGATACCGACTAATGATTCGCAGAAGTATGGAAACTGGGACTAAACAATTTGGGATGTGTATAAGTGATTCGCAAAATGG TTTTGCAGATTATGGATGCATGCTGCAAATTAGGAACATTCATTTTCTACCTGATGGACGGTCTGTTGTTGATACAGTTGGTGGAAAGAGATTTAGAGTTTTACGGAGAGGGATGAAAGATGGTTATTGCACTGCAGACATCGAATATTTGGAAGATGTTAAG GTTGCTGATGAAGAAGAACTAAAGAAACTGACAGAACTTCACAATTTTGTTTACAATCAGGCCCGCAGTTGGTTCCAAAACTTAAGAAACAAATTTCGCACTCAGATTCTTCAGCACTTCGGGCCAATGCCTGCCAGGGAGGAAGATATACAG gcaATGCCCAATGGTCCTGCTTGGTGTTGGTGGCTTCTAGCTGTTCTCCCAGTAGACCCCAGATATCAGCTGTCAGTTCTCTCCATGATGTCTTTAAAAGACCGTCTGATAAAAATCCAACATATACTCACATATTTTTCTAGAGACCAGTCCAAGTGA